The genomic segment CGAGCCACAGGTCCTCCATCTTGCTCGCCTGCTTGCGCTCCTCGGGCTCCATCAGGTGAATCGCCTTCTTGCCCACCACGCCGGTCAGGTCCCCCTCCGGCGCGAGGAGGCGGATGCGCTGGCCCACCAGAACCTGCGGGTCCCAGCCGCCGACGCCGACCACGCTGAGCAGGCCCTCGTCGCCCACGTAGCTCACCATCAGGCCGATCTCGTCGAGGTGGCCCATCAGGGCAATCGTGGGCGCATCCTCCGGTCCCAGCTCGGCGTACACGTTGCCGAAATGGTCTTCCGACACCCGGGCGAAGGTCTGCGCCTCCCGCTTCCACACGTCCGCCGCCCGGCGCTCGGAGCCGCTGGGCCCGGCCTCGCGGAGCAGGGCGAAGAGGAAATCCTGATTGATTTCAACCATGCGGGGAAGTCTACGCCACGCGGCTATGCTGCCCGCATGACCCATCCCCCCAGACCGGACGCCGACCCGGCGAGCCTCACGCCCGACGTGCGGGTCACTGTGGAGGTGCAGCACTTTCCGTCCCACTCGACCCCAGAACGTCAGGTCTTCGCCTACGTCATCCGCATCGAGAACCACAGCGGCGAGACGTGGCAACTCCTCGCCCGCCACTGGGACATCGTGGACGCCTCTGGCCGCGAGACGGTCGTGGACGGCGAGGGCGTGGTCGGCCAGCAGCCCCTGATCGCGCCGGGCGGCGTCTTCGTGTACGACTCCTTCGTGACCGTGCAGGACACGCCGGGACGCATGGGCGGCCACTACGTCATGCAGGACGCCTGGGGAGAGAGGGCGCGCGTGCCCATCCCGCCCTTCGTGTTGGAGGTGCCGGGGGAAAGGACGCTGAATTAGGAGGAGGTTTTGGGGGCGACTGTGGTGATGTGTGA from the Deinococcus planocerae genome contains:
- the apaG gene encoding Co2+/Mg2+ efflux protein ApaG, which encodes MTHPPRPDADPASLTPDVRVTVEVQHFPSHSTPERQVFAYVIRIENHSGETWQLLARHWDIVDASGRETVVDGEGVVGQQPLIAPGGVFVYDSFVTVQDTPGRMGGHYVMQDAWGERARVPIPPFVLEVPGERTLN